A genomic region of Streptomyces diastaticus subsp. diastaticus contains the following coding sequences:
- a CDS encoding magnesium and cobalt transport protein CorA, giving the protein MSMIRDLRAAVRPSLRKASPSGAAYDATRSASAHSAVVDCAVYRDGRRLVHEEPLTPHEAMLRVRRGGGFAWIGLHEPTEEEFAGIAAEFGLHPLAVEDAVHAHQRPKLERYDDTLFTVFKTIHYVDHAELTATSEVVETGEVMCFTGRDFFITVRHGGQGSLRALRRRLQEDPELLAKGPSAVLHAIADHIVDGYLAVADAMQDDIDEVETEVFTAPAGKGASRGVDAGRIYQLKREVLEFKRAVAPLSRPLQLLSERPMRLIDPDIQKYFRDVADHLTRVQEHVLGFDELLNSILQANLAQATLAQNADMRKITSWAAIIAVPTMICGVYGMNFENMPEVKWRFGYPLVLGVIFGSCVAIHRTLKRNGWL; this is encoded by the coding sequence TCCGCGGTGGTGGACTGCGCCGTCTACCGGGACGGGCGGCGCCTCGTCCACGAGGAGCCGCTCACCCCGCACGAGGCGATGCTGCGGGTCCGCCGCGGCGGCGGCTTCGCCTGGATCGGCCTGCACGAGCCGACCGAGGAGGAGTTCGCCGGTATCGCCGCCGAGTTCGGGCTGCACCCGCTCGCGGTCGAGGACGCCGTCCACGCCCACCAACGGCCCAAGCTGGAGCGGTACGACGACACCCTGTTCACCGTCTTCAAGACCATCCACTACGTCGACCACGCCGAACTCACCGCGACCAGCGAGGTGGTGGAGACCGGTGAGGTGATGTGCTTCACCGGCCGGGACTTCTTCATCACCGTCCGGCACGGCGGCCAGGGCTCGCTGCGGGCGCTGCGCCGCCGCCTCCAGGAGGACCCGGAGCTGCTGGCGAAGGGCCCCTCGGCGGTGCTGCACGCCATAGCGGACCACATCGTCGACGGCTACCTCGCGGTGGCCGACGCGATGCAGGACGACATCGACGAGGTGGAGACGGAGGTCTTCACGGCGCCGGCGGGCAAGGGTGCCTCGCGCGGTGTCGACGCCGGACGCATCTACCAGCTCAAGCGCGAGGTGCTGGAGTTCAAGCGGGCGGTGGCGCCGCTGTCGCGGCCGCTCCAGCTGCTCAGCGAGCGGCCTATGAGGCTGATCGACCCGGACATCCAGAAGTACTTCCGCGACGTCGCGGACCACCTCACCCGGGTCCAGGAGCACGTCCTCGGCTTCGACGAGCTGCTGAACTCGATCCTCCAGGCCAACCTGGCGCAGGCCACCCTCGCCCAGAACGCCGACATGCGGAAGATCACCTCCTGGGCGGCGATCATCGCCGTGCCCACGATGATCTGCGGCGTCTACGGCATGAACTTCGAGAACATGCCCGAGGTGAAGTGGAGGTTCGGCTATCCGCTGGTCCTCGGCGTGATCTTCGGATCCTGTGTCGCCATCCACCGCACGCTGAAGCGCAACGGCTGGCTCTGA
- a CDS encoding class I SAM-dependent methyltransferase codes for MPSTPPPVPGPLPRSAAFDALVAEGGAVGTEGWDFSWFEGRATEERPSWGYQRLLTARLADPAVGAALDLQTGGGEVLAGAGPYPPAMAATESWPPNLARATRLLRPRGVVVVAGPEEPPLPFADGAFDLVTSRHPATVWWTEIARVLAPGGAYFAQHVGPETVFELSEFFLGPLGREVRRLRHPEVERDQAERAGLEIADQRTERLRMEFHDVGAVVHFLRKVVWTVPGFTVEAYRDRLRALHERITAEGPFVAHSTRTLVEARRPF; via the coding sequence ATGCCCTCCACCCCGCCCCCGGTCCCCGGCCCCCTCCCCCGCTCCGCCGCCTTCGACGCGCTGGTCGCCGAGGGCGGGGCCGTCGGCACCGAGGGCTGGGACTTCTCCTGGTTCGAGGGGCGGGCGACCGAGGAGCGCCCCTCCTGGGGCTACCAGCGGCTGCTGACCGCACGGCTGGCCGACCCGGCCGTCGGCGCCGCCCTCGACCTCCAGACCGGTGGCGGCGAGGTCCTCGCCGGAGCCGGCCCCTACCCGCCCGCCATGGCCGCGACGGAGTCCTGGCCCCCGAACCTGGCCCGCGCCACCCGGCTGCTCCGCCCGCGCGGTGTGGTGGTCGTCGCCGGCCCCGAGGAGCCCCCGCTGCCCTTCGCCGACGGCGCCTTCGACCTGGTCACCAGCCGCCACCCGGCCACGGTGTGGTGGACGGAGATCGCCCGGGTGCTGGCGCCGGGTGGCGCCTACTTCGCCCAGCACGTCGGCCCGGAGACCGTCTTCGAGCTGAGCGAGTTCTTCCTCGGCCCGCTCGGTCGCGAGGTGCGCCGGCTGCGCCACCCCGAGGTCGAACGGGACCAGGCCGAGCGGGCCGGGCTGGAGATCGCCGACCAGCGCACCGAGCGGCTGCGGATGGAGTTCCACGACGTCGGCGCCGTCGTCCACTTCCTGCGCAAGGTGGTGTGGACGGTGCCGGGCTTCACCGTCGAGGCGTACCGCGACCGGCTGCGCGCCCTGCACGAACGGATCACCGCCGAGGGCCCCTTCGTCGCCCACTCCACCCGCACCCTGGTCGAGGCCCGCCGCCCCTTCTGA
- a CDS encoding magnesium transporter MgtE N-terminal domain-containing protein, giving the protein MAGGTPRIFVSHLSGVAVFDPNGDQVGRVRDLVAMLRVGRRPPRLLGLVVEVATRRRIFLPITRVTGIESGQVITTGVLNVRRFEQRPTERLVIGELLDRRVRLLETGEEATVLDVAIRQLPARRDWEIDRVFVRKGRGGALRRRGETLTVEWSAVTGFSLEEEGQGAESLLATFEQLRPADLANVLHHLTPKRRAEVAAALQDDRLADVLEELPEDDQIEILGKLKEERAADVLEAMDPDDAADLLAELPEEEKERLLTLMRPSDAADVRRLMSYEERTAGGLMTTEPVVVRPDSTVADALARVRNPDLSPALAAQVYVCRPPDQTPTGKYLGTVHFQRLLRDPPYTLVSAMLDDDLQPLSPDTPLRAVAGFFATYDIVAAAVVDESGSLLGAVTVDDVLDHLLPDDWRETEFLLSGEANDE; this is encoded by the coding sequence ATGGCGGGAGGCACTCCGAGGATCTTCGTCTCGCACCTGTCCGGTGTCGCCGTCTTCGACCCCAACGGCGACCAGGTCGGCCGGGTGCGGGACCTGGTGGCGATGTTGCGGGTGGGGCGCAGGCCGCCGAGGCTGCTCGGGCTGGTGGTGGAGGTGGCGACGCGCCGCCGCATCTTCCTGCCCATCACCCGCGTCACCGGCATCGAGTCCGGCCAGGTCATCACCACCGGCGTGCTCAACGTGCGCCGGTTCGAGCAGCGGCCCACCGAGCGGCTGGTCATCGGGGAACTGCTCGACCGGCGGGTGCGGCTCCTGGAGACCGGCGAGGAGGCCACCGTCCTCGACGTGGCGATCCGCCAGTTGCCGGCCCGGCGCGACTGGGAGATCGACCGGGTCTTCGTCCGCAAGGGGCGCGGTGGCGCGCTGCGGCGGCGCGGAGAGACGCTGACGGTCGAGTGGTCGGCGGTCACCGGTTTCTCGCTGGAGGAGGAGGGCCAGGGCGCGGAGAGCCTGCTGGCCACCTTCGAGCAGCTGCGCCCGGCCGACCTCGCCAACGTCCTGCACCACCTGACGCCCAAGCGCCGTGCGGAGGTGGCGGCGGCACTCCAGGACGACCGGCTCGCCGACGTGCTGGAGGAGCTGCCGGAGGACGACCAGATCGAGATTCTCGGGAAGCTGAAGGAGGAACGGGCCGCCGACGTCCTGGAGGCGATGGACCCGGACGACGCGGCGGACCTGCTGGCGGAGCTGCCGGAGGAGGAGAAGGAGCGGCTGCTCACCCTGATGCGGCCGAGCGACGCGGCCGACGTGCGGCGGCTGATGTCGTACGAGGAGCGGACGGCGGGCGGTCTGATGACGACCGAGCCGGTGGTGGTGCGGCCCGACTCGACGGTGGCGGACGCGCTGGCCCGGGTGCGCAACCCCGACCTCTCGCCGGCGCTGGCCGCCCAGGTCTACGTCTGCCGCCCGCCCGACCAGACGCCGACCGGCAAGTACCTGGGCACGGTGCACTTCCAGCGGTTGCTGCGCGATCCGCCGTACACGCTGGTCAGCGCCATGCTCGACGACGACCTCCAGCCGCTGTCGCCGGACACGCCGCTGCGCGCGGTGGCCGGGTTCTTCGCGACGTACGACATCGTGGCGGCGGCCGTGGTGGACGAGAGCGGGTCGCTGCTGGGCGCGGTGACGGTGGACGACGTCCTGGACCACCTGCTGCCGGACGACTGGCGCGAGACGGAGTTCCTGCTGTCGGGGGAGGCGAACGATGAGTGA
- a CDS encoding DUF1003 domain-containing protein, whose amino-acid sequence MSERGKETREAREARESRERERRVNESARPRIRLDVPRAPRRRVLPEYDPDAFGRLSERIARFLGTGRFIVWMTVIIIMWVVWNVSAPDSVRFDEYPFIFLTLALSLQASYAAPLILLAQNRQDDRDKVNLEQDRKQNERSIADTEFLSREVAALRQNLGEVATRDWIRSELQDLLRELDERGRPAEEGAGHGENRSGEGGATGS is encoded by the coding sequence ATGAGTGAGCGGGGCAAGGAGACGCGGGAGGCGAGGGAGGCGCGGGAGAGCCGGGAGCGCGAGCGCCGGGTGAACGAGTCGGCACGCCCCCGCATCCGCCTCGACGTGCCGCGCGCACCGCGCCGCCGGGTGCTGCCGGAGTACGACCCGGACGCGTTCGGGCGGCTCTCCGAGCGGATCGCGCGGTTCCTGGGGACGGGCCGGTTCATCGTCTGGATGACGGTGATCATCATCATGTGGGTGGTGTGGAACGTCTCCGCCCCCGACTCGGTGCGCTTCGACGAGTACCCGTTCATCTTCCTGACCCTGGCCCTCTCCCTCCAGGCGTCGTACGCGGCGCCGCTGATCCTGCTGGCGCAGAACCGGCAGGACGACCGGGACAAGGTCAATCTGGAGCAGGACCGCAAGCAGAACGAACGGTCGATCGCGGACACCGAGTTCCTGAGCCGCGAGGTCGCGGCGCTGCGGCAGAACCTCGGCGAGGTGGCCACCCGGGACTGGATCCGCTCCGAGCTCCAGGACCTGCTGCGCGAGCTGGACGAGCGGGGCCGCCCGGCCGAGGAGGGCGCGGGCCACGGGGAGAACCGTTCCGGCGAGGGCGGCGCGACCGGCTCCTGA
- a CDS encoding Mrp/NBP35 family ATP-binding protein → MAATEDAVREALATVDDPEIHRPITELGMVKSVEIGADGAVAVTVYLTVSGCPMRETITQRVTDAVRAVEGVTAVEVSLDVMSDEQRRELANALRGGTAEREVPFAKPGSLTRVYAVASGKGGVGKSSVTVNLAAAMAADGLKVGVVDADIYGHSVPRMLGVEGRPTQVEDMIMPPSANGVKVISIGMFTPGNAPVVWRGPMLHRALQQFLADVFWGDLDVLLLDLPPGTGDIAISVAQLVPNAEILVVTTPQQAAAEVAERAGSIAVQTHQKIVGVVENMSGLPCPHCDEMVDVFGTGGGQVVADGLTRTTGATVPVLGSIPIDVRLREGGDDGRPVVLTDPESPAGSALRSIAGKLGGRQRGLSGLSLGITPRNKF, encoded by the coding sequence ATGGCTGCTACGGAAGACGCGGTGCGCGAGGCACTGGCGACAGTGGACGACCCCGAGATCCATCGGCCGATCACCGAACTCGGCATGGTCAAATCGGTCGAGATCGGCGCGGACGGAGCGGTCGCTGTCACGGTGTACCTCACCGTCTCCGGCTGCCCCATGCGCGAGACCATCACCCAACGGGTCACCGACGCGGTGCGGGCCGTGGAGGGTGTCACCGCCGTCGAGGTGAGCCTCGACGTGATGAGCGACGAGCAGCGCCGCGAGCTGGCGAACGCCCTGCGCGGCGGCACCGCCGAGCGCGAGGTGCCCTTCGCCAAGCCGGGCTCCCTCACCCGGGTCTACGCGGTGGCCTCCGGCAAGGGCGGCGTCGGCAAGTCCTCGGTGACGGTCAACCTGGCCGCCGCGATGGCCGCCGACGGCCTGAAGGTCGGTGTGGTCGACGCGGACATCTACGGCCACAGCGTGCCCCGCATGCTCGGCGTGGAGGGCCGCCCGACCCAGGTCGAGGACATGATCATGCCGCCGTCGGCCAACGGTGTGAAGGTCATCTCGATCGGTATGTTCACCCCCGGCAACGCGCCCGTGGTGTGGCGCGGACCGATGCTGCACCGGGCGCTCCAGCAGTTCCTCGCCGACGTCTTCTGGGGTGACCTGGACGTCCTCCTGCTCGACCTGCCGCCCGGCACCGGCGACATCGCCATCTCCGTGGCCCAGCTGGTCCCCAACGCCGAGATCCTGGTGGTGACCACCCCGCAGCAGGCCGCCGCCGAGGTCGCCGAGCGGGCCGGTTCGATCGCCGTGCAGACGCACCAGAAGATCGTCGGCGTGGTCGAGAACATGTCGGGCCTGCCCTGCCCGCACTGCGACGAGATGGTCGACGTCTTCGGCACCGGCGGCGGCCAGGTCGTCGCCGACGGCCTGACGCGGACCACCGGCGCCACCGTGCCGGTCCTCGGCTCCATCCCGATCGACGTGCGGCTGCGCGAGGGCGGCGACGACGGGCGTCCGGTGGTGCTCACCGACCCGGAGTCCCCCGCCGGCAGCGCGCTGCGCTCCATCGCGGGGAAGCTCGGCGGCCGTCAGCGCGGCCTGTCGGGCCTCTCGCTGGGAATCACCCCGCGCAACAAGTTCTGA
- a CDS encoding sec-independent translocase has product MFNDIGLLEVLTIVVLAVLIFGPDKLPKVIQDVAGFIRKIREFSDSAKRDIREELGPEFKDFEFEDLNPKTFIRKQLESDDLGLKDIRDSFDLRKEMGDVADAVNGREEAESVAGPAADGPVDLTKRPEKSAPVAAGERPPFDIDAT; this is encoded by the coding sequence GTGTTCAACGACATTGGTCTACTCGAGGTCCTGACGATCGTCGTGCTCGCCGTGCTCATCTTCGGCCCCGACAAGCTTCCCAAGGTCATCCAGGACGTCGCGGGCTTCATCCGCAAGATCCGGGAGTTCTCCGACAGCGCCAAGCGGGACATCCGGGAGGAACTCGGCCCCGAGTTCAAGGACTTCGAGTTCGAGGACCTGAACCCGAAGACCTTCATCCGCAAGCAGCTGGAGAGTGACGACCTCGGTCTGAAGGACATCCGCGACAGCTTCGACCTCCGCAAGGAGATGGGCGACGTCGCCGACGCGGTCAACGGCCGCGAGGAGGCCGAGTCGGTCGCCGGGCCCGCCGCCGACGGCCCCGTGGACCTCACCAAGCGCCCGGAGAAGAGCGCCCCCGTGGCGGCGGGCGAGCGTCCGCCGTTCGACATCGACGCCACCTGA
- a CDS encoding S1C family serine protease, with protein MDQAKPTGTPDEAVPEAAGGETARTMTGTSPGAFREPGPDRGACDGTAPVSGDREERGAASHGSAVAAETTSDTAPDAAEPTAPRLDLGKPAGTTTVPGPRSAAAPDAPGAADAPAFAERPRPLHAPDPYSTPPYGEPGPWAPAPPVQRPVPTPAHGTRLPPGQYPGTPAHGTPVPEGARPQRGGGGDWGRYDPWAAPGAPAAEAGGGPGQRRRERRAGRGRLAGAALVLALVAGSVGGYVGMRLERHGGLGAVELEQAAGEAGERAPDSVAGIAARTLPGVVTLHVSGGEGGALGTGFVLDDRGHILTNQHVVDSAGNGGSIRVTFNGGETARARLVGGDPGYDLAVVKVSGVSGLTPLPLGDSDDVRVGDPVVAIGAPFDLANTVTAGIISAKERPITAGGEKGDGTDISYVDALQTDAPINPGNSGGPLVDERARVIGINSAIHAPGGPARQDDSAGSVGLGFAIPVNQAKRVAEELINHGRATHPVIGVTLDMGYEGEGAKVGGQAAGGGSAVTPGGPADKADIVAGDVITEVDGVPVASGEELIIKIRSHRPGDRLGLTVERAGEPREVTLELGSSDAS; from the coding sequence ATGGACCAGGCGAAGCCCACCGGAACGCCCGACGAGGCCGTCCCCGAGGCGGCCGGGGGCGAGACGGCCCGCACCATGACCGGCACCTCCCCGGGGGCCTTCCGGGAGCCCGGTCCGGACCGGGGCGCGTGCGACGGGACCGCGCCGGTGAGCGGTGACCGGGAGGAGCGGGGCGCGGCGTCGCACGGCTCCGCCGTCGCTGCGGAGACCACGTCCGACACGGCCCCGGACGCCGCCGAGCCGACCGCCCCGCGACTCGACCTGGGCAAGCCAGCGGGCACGACGACCGTTCCGGGCCCCCGCTCGGCGGCCGCCCCGGACGCCCCCGGCGCGGCCGACGCCCCGGCCTTCGCCGAACGCCCGCGCCCCTTGCACGCCCCCGACCCGTACAGCACGCCGCCCTACGGCGAACCGGGCCCCTGGGCCCCGGCCCCGCCGGTCCAGCGGCCGGTGCCGACCCCGGCCCACGGCACCCGTCTGCCGCCCGGGCAGTACCCCGGCACCCCGGCACACGGCACTCCCGTCCCCGAGGGCGCCCGCCCCCAGCGGGGCGGCGGCGGTGACTGGGGCCGCTACGACCCCTGGGCGGCGCCGGGAGCGCCGGCCGCGGAGGCCGGCGGCGGGCCGGGACAGCGGCGCCGGGAGCGGCGGGCCGGGCGGGGGCGGCTGGCGGGCGCGGCGCTGGTGCTCGCGCTGGTCGCGGGCTCGGTCGGCGGATACGTCGGGATGCGGCTGGAGCGGCACGGCGGCCTCGGGGCGGTCGAGCTGGAGCAGGCGGCGGGGGAGGCCGGGGAACGCGCCCCGGACAGCGTCGCGGGGATCGCCGCGCGGACCCTGCCCGGCGTCGTCACCCTGCACGTCAGCGGCGGCGAGGGCGGAGCGCTCGGCACCGGCTTCGTGCTGGACGACCGGGGCCACATCCTCACCAACCAGCACGTCGTGGACTCCGCCGGGAACGGAGGCTCGATAAGAGTCACCTTCAACGGCGGCGAGACCGCCCGGGCCCGCCTGGTCGGCGGCGACCCCGGCTACGACCTGGCCGTGGTGAAGGTCTCCGGTGTCTCGGGGCTGACCCCGCTGCCGCTCGGCGACTCCGACGACGTGCGCGTCGGCGACCCGGTCGTGGCGATCGGCGCCCCCTTCGACCTGGCCAACACCGTCACCGCCGGCATCATCAGCGCCAAGGAGCGCCCCATCACGGCGGGCGGCGAGAAGGGCGACGGCACCGACATCAGCTACGTCGACGCCCTCCAGACCGACGCCCCGATCAACCCGGGCAACTCAGGCGGCCCCCTCGTCGACGAGCGGGCCCGCGTCATCGGCATCAACAGCGCCATCCACGCCCCCGGCGGCCCCGCCCGCCAGGACGACTCCGCCGGCAGCGTCGGCCTCGGCTTCGCCATCCCCGTCAACCAGGCCAAACGGGTCGCCGAGGAACTGATCAACCACGGCCGCGCCACCCACCCGGTGATCGGGGTGACCCTCGACATGGGGTACGAGGGCGAGGGTGCCAAGGTCGGCGGCCAGGCGGCCGGGGGAGGCTCCGCCGTGACCCCGGGCGGGCCCGCCGACAAGGCGGACATCGTCGCCGGCGACGTGATCACCGAGGTCGACGGAGTCCCGGTGGCCTCCGGCGAGGAACTGATCATCAAGATCCGCTCGCACCGGCCCGGCGACCGCCTCGGCCTCACCGTCGAGCGCGCCGGCGAACCCCGCGAGGTCACCCTCGAACTGGGCTCCTCGGACGCCTCCTGA
- a CDS encoding anti-sigma factor family protein, giving the protein MSGSRPTPVEQHLGDRLAALVDGELGHEARERVLAHLATCCKCKAEADAQRRLKSVFATAAPPPPTESFLARLQGLPAAGPDGPTDSGSGFGSGPAFGSSDFGAAPSAFRYAPLAPPLPDEPGKGFRIHDIGRAEAERSASRGRRFAFAAAGAVSLAALALGGVAAGTPVDTTERAGGSKSNVTPLRTQSGTGQAAPDSRGRRGGSPPAFAAQGETRSGPRGEVSATAPRRPGTPPLLEELEPYPYSAALLKAPGPAPLDLRSVPLPLAARQDSADPGVAAAPPAGVPAGPGLSATP; this is encoded by the coding sequence GTGAGCGGTTCACGTCCGACACCTGTCGAGCAGCACCTGGGGGACCGCCTCGCCGCACTGGTCGACGGCGAGCTGGGCCACGAGGCCCGTGAGCGGGTCCTGGCCCACCTGGCGACCTGCTGCAAGTGCAAGGCCGAGGCCGACGCCCAGCGCCGTCTGAAGTCGGTCTTCGCCACGGCGGCGCCCCCGCCCCCCACCGAGAGTTTCCTCGCCCGCCTCCAGGGGCTCCCGGCGGCCGGCCCCGACGGGCCGACCGACTCGGGTTCCGGCTTCGGCTCCGGTCCGGCGTTCGGCAGCTCCGACTTCGGTGCCGCTCCGAGCGCCTTCCGGTACGCCCCCCTCGCGCCGCCGCTCCCCGACGAGCCGGGCAAGGGCTTCCGCATCCACGACATCGGGCGCGCCGAGGCCGAGCGTTCCGCCTCGCGGGGGCGCCGGTTCGCCTTCGCCGCCGCGGGGGCCGTCTCGCTGGCCGCGCTGGCCCTCGGCGGGGTCGCCGCGGGCACCCCCGTTGACACCACGGAGCGCGCGGGCGGCAGCAAGAGCAACGTCACCCCGCTGCGCACCCAGTCCGGCACCGGGCAGGCCGCCCCCGACTCCCGCGGCCGCCGGGGCGGCTCCCCGCCCGCCTTCGCCGCGCAGGGCGAGACCCGTTCCGGACCCAGGGGCGAGGTCTCCGCCACCGCCCCGCGCCGTCCGGGCACGCCGCCGCTCCTGGAGGAGCTGGAGCCGTACCCGTACTCCGCCGCCCTGCTCAAGGCACCCGGTCCCGCGCCGCTGGACCTCCGCTCGGTACCGCTGCCCCTCGCCGCGCGCCAGGACTCCGCCGACCCCGGGGTCGCCGCCGCGCCCCCGGCCGGTGTCCCCGCCGGACCCGGCCTCTCCGCCACGCCCTGA
- the sigE gene encoding RNA polymerase sigma factor SigE produces MVGAPLDTTRADRGGAAAAGDRGGVLRRLLRSAGEPKSVTDTADRSLPRRRTAAQGGAPAAESVQTATFAADADSPTWTPPSWEEIVSTHSGRVYRLAYRLTGNQHDAEDLTQEVFVRVFRSLSTYTPGTFEGWLHRITTNLFLDMVRRKQRIRFDALAEDAAERLPSREPSPQQVFQDTHFDADVQQALDTLAPEFRAAVVLCDIEGLSYEEIAATLGVKLGTVRSRIHRGRSQLRKALKHRSPEARAERRSLAGAVAPMPGGGGAST; encoded by the coding sequence ATGGTAGGGGCTCCACTGGACACCACCAGAGCCGACAGGGGAGGTGCGGCTGCGGCCGGTGACCGGGGAGGTGTGCTCAGACGTCTTCTCAGGTCGGCCGGCGAGCCGAAATCCGTGACCGACACCGCTGACCGAAGCCTTCCGCGCCGCCGTACGGCAGCCCAGGGAGGTGCGCCCGCCGCCGAATCCGTGCAGACCGCGACCTTCGCCGCCGACGCGGACTCGCCGACGTGGACGCCGCCCAGCTGGGAGGAGATCGTCAGCACCCACAGTGGTCGCGTCTACCGCCTCGCCTACCGCCTCACGGGCAACCAGCACGACGCGGAGGACCTCACCCAGGAGGTCTTCGTCCGCGTCTTCCGCTCGCTGTCGACGTACACGCCCGGCACCTTCGAGGGCTGGCTGCACCGCATCACCACCAACCTCTTCCTGGACATGGTGCGCCGCAAGCAGCGCATCCGCTTCGACGCCCTCGCCGAGGACGCCGCCGAGCGGCTGCCCAGCCGCGAGCCCTCCCCGCAGCAGGTCTTCCAGGACACCCACTTCGACGCCGACGTGCAGCAGGCGCTGGACACCCTCGCGCCCGAGTTCCGCGCCGCCGTCGTCCTCTGCGACATCGAGGGCCTGTCGTACGAGGAGATCGCCGCCACCCTCGGCGTGAAGCTCGGCACCGTCCGCAGCCGCATCCACCGGGGCCGCTCGCAACTGCGCAAGGCGCTCAAGCACCGTTCGCCCGAGGCCCGCGCAGAGCGCCGCTCCCTGGCCGGGGCGGTGGCTCCGATGCCGGGAGGAGGAGGCGCGTCCACGTGA
- a CDS encoding O-methyltransferase, with translation MPTVTVTARQLWGQERAITGNRQTSWTFADAFVAEDEALLWARDQAHAAGLRPVSPGTGAVLRMLCATLDAKAVAEIGTGTGVSGIHLLGGMRPDGVLTTVDTEPDCQQFAREAFRAAGFAANRARFIPGRALDVLPRLADGGYDLVFCDGDRMEGLEYLAESLRLLRPGGLVCFEGVLADGRTVESGPQPVEVVRLRELVRAVRESPELIPSLVPVGDGLLCGVRR, from the coding sequence GTGCCAACGGTTACAGTCACCGCCAGGCAACTTTGGGGACAGGAGAGGGCCATTACCGGCAACCGGCAGACGAGCTGGACGTTCGCCGACGCCTTCGTAGCCGAGGACGAGGCGCTCCTGTGGGCCCGGGACCAGGCACACGCGGCGGGACTGCGGCCGGTCTCCCCCGGGACGGGGGCCGTGCTGCGGATGCTCTGCGCGACCCTCGACGCCAAAGCGGTGGCGGAGATCGGCACCGGCACCGGTGTCTCCGGCATCCACCTGCTCGGCGGGATGCGCCCCGACGGGGTCCTCACCACCGTGGACACCGAGCCGGACTGCCAGCAGTTCGCCCGGGAGGCGTTCCGCGCGGCCGGTTTCGCCGCGAACCGGGCCCGCTTCATCCCCGGCCGCGCCCTGGACGTGCTGCCGCGCCTCGCCGACGGCGGGTACGACCTGGTGTTCTGCGACGGAGACCGGATGGAGGGGCTGGAGTACCTCGCTGAATCGTTGCGCCTGCTGCGTCCCGGCGGGCTCGTCTGCTTCGAGGGCGTGCTGGCCGACGGCCGGACCGTGGAGTCGGGCCCGCAGCCGGTGGAGGTGGTGCGGCTGCGCGAGCTGGTGCGCGCGGTGCGCGAGAGCCCGGAGCTGATCCCCTCGCTGGTGCCTGTCGGCGACGGTCTGCTCTGCGGCGTCAGGCGCTGA
- a CDS encoding DUF3117 domain-containing protein, producing MAAMKPRTGDGPLEVTKEGRGIVMRVPLEGGGRLVVELTPDEADALGDALKKVVG from the coding sequence ATGGCGGCCATGAAGCCGCGGACGGGTGACGGCCCGCTCGAGGTGACCAAGGAGGGGCGGGGCATCGTCATGCGGGTTCCGCTCGAAGGTGGCGGGCGACTCGTCGTCGAGCTGACCCCGGACGAGGCGGACGCACTGGGCGATGCCCTCAAGAAGGTCGTCGGCTGA
- a CDS encoding enoyl-CoA hydratase-related protein, with product MADAVLYEVSDGLATITLNRPEAMNALNTEAKVALREALLAAEADEAVRAVLLTATGRAFCVGQDLKEHVGNLMSDKESGTELTMTTVREHYNPITLAITRMRKPVVAAVNGAAAGAGFGFALAADYRIAADTAKFNTSFAGVALSSDSGLSWTLPRVVGTTRATELLFFPQNITAGRALELGILHRVVPADELAGTALELARRLAAGPTVALAAIKEAVAFGAGHTLEESLEKEDELQTRAGTSEDHVIAVRAFLAKEEPKYLGR from the coding sequence ATGGCCGACGCCGTGCTGTACGAGGTCAGTGACGGACTCGCGACGATCACCCTGAACCGACCCGAGGCCATGAACGCCCTCAACACCGAGGCGAAGGTCGCGCTGCGCGAGGCCCTGCTGGCCGCCGAGGCCGACGAGGCGGTGCGCGCCGTGCTGCTGACCGCCACCGGGCGGGCGTTCTGCGTGGGCCAGGACCTCAAGGAGCACGTCGGCAACCTGATGTCGGACAAGGAGTCCGGCACCGAGCTGACCATGACGACGGTGCGCGAGCACTACAACCCGATCACGCTGGCGATCACGCGGATGCGCAAGCCGGTCGTGGCCGCCGTCAACGGCGCGGCCGCCGGGGCCGGTTTCGGCTTCGCCCTCGCCGCCGACTACCGGATCGCCGCGGACACCGCGAAGTTCAACACCTCCTTCGCCGGGGTGGCGCTCTCCTCCGACTCGGGCCTGTCCTGGACGCTGCCCCGCGTCGTCGGCACCACCCGCGCCACGGAGCTGCTGTTCTTCCCGCAGAACATCACCGCCGGGCGCGCCCTGGAGCTGGGCATCCTGCACCGCGTGGTGCCCGCGGACGAACTGGCCGGGACCGCGCTGGAGCTGGCCCGGCGCCTCGCGGCCGGGCCGACGGTGGCGCTGGCCGCGATCAAGGAGGCGGTGGCCTTCGGCGCCGGGCACACGCTGGAGGAGTCCCTGGAGAAGGAGGACGAGCTCCAGACCCGCGCCGGGACCTCCGAGGACCACGTCATCGCGGTCCGCGCCTTCCTCGCCAAGGAGGAGCCGAAGTACCTGGGCCGCTGA